Sequence from the Montipora foliosa isolate CH-2021 chromosome 12, ASM3666993v2, whole genome shotgun sequence genome:
AGTTGTCTTATTGAGCTGCAGAGGAATAGGTCTTATGGATAAATTGGATTGTGGCACATTTTGGTTTATAAATACATTCACACTTTCACAAGAAATTTcctaacaaaataatgttttgcTATAAACGCCGTcgcaagtacagcaacgacacagctcaacaaggtcgaactgAAAGCATACTATGGcacctctggctgccgctatacggtccatgtatgaccttggagcacagcttacagccagctggaatcagctgcaTGCTGGTTCTGCTAAGGGAGGACAACCGGataacccggagaaaaacccttgttgcagagtagagagccaatACAAACTCAACCCCCTTATGGAGTtgggtctgggaatcgaacctgggccacattggtggcaggcgagtgctcttaccactgcgccatccctgcaccctaaGGAGGAATAAATAGAAgatgtctcaacaattttgtccaggattaTAGGTTCTTAGTTGGATAAGCCGCCAGTCACTTCAGCTACGGCCAAGCAAGGGAGGACAAAGGGTTCAACAACAGATTGACACCGCAATCTTACTTGCAATAATGCGaatgttctttgaaaacagtcaTGAAAAGTAGTTTGCAATGTCAATAGCACCCAGAATACAACCCACTCCCCTTCCTTGCTCTATTGTAAACTCAACTAAGCCAGATTTCCCATCTTTCGCAGACAGTGAAGAAGGAAACTTTTCAGGCTGGTTAAGGTTAGAAAGCAACAAAGTTTGTCAGAGAGAGAAGCAGAGAATTACTGTAATAGAAAAGCAGGCTAAAGTGCAAGGAACTTTAAAAGCTACTGAAAAAGACTTGCTTTAATTTGATATTGTGACCataaataataatgttcactTTATCAATATTGTTTTATATTCACTTTATCTATATTGAATGCAATGTTATGATGGCCTAACACAAAGTGTCTGGGATTGGTTCAAAGACTGTCGTCTGGTGTCAATACCTATCTCCAACACAGAGAAGTACTGAGACATACATGTAGCAGTCTTCTTTAACAAACGAAGCTCCAAAATGTTACAGACATTAGGATTGATTTATCTCTGACAATAATCAACTTAGTTGTAGGAAATATCCATTCACCATAAGACTGATTCATTGAATACCTCAAGTTAAAATTCATTCTTTCTATTTACATAGAGCACAATATGTGCAATCAATATAGGAATATTTAATTTCTTACATTGTTTTCAATCCTAGATAAttacaaaaaaggaaagataCCTTTGAAAGATAAGTACCTTAGTTTACAGCAAGACCTTAAATACTGTATAAAGTATACATCTCACAAAGCAACATCCACAAACACCAAtatttaattttctgttttgtgATCTCACAGTGGATGCATGCAACAGGTACATGTATTCAAATGAGCACTTGATCTCCGGAATGTCTTTTTAAGAATGAAGTCATCGGTGATATCCAATTTTAATTCAAGGGAGCATGAAAAAACATTTGATCTTATTAGAGTCAACATGAGAATTGATACATCTCTATCGTCATTATTTTTGGACAAACTTTTACTTGGTGTTGCAAGTTGTCTTGGTTAATAAGTTACTTGCTTAGGTGGAATCCCAACAGACTACCAAATTTCTGCAAGAGGGTAGTTTAATCTAAAGCCTGCAAGTTCCTCATATTGTAAAATCAACATTCAGTGAGAAAACATAAACATTGATTATCAAGCTGTCACAGCTCATTTCAAGAATGTAATTGAATTTTGTGTCAGAGAAAACACTAGGATTGTCCCCAACGTTCAAGATCTTTGATTTGCTTGGAGGCCTCTTCCATGGGTTGTACTAATTACATTTGTAAATATCCAGGGACAATGGTAGACGTAGCAGAACCAGCTGGTTTCGACGATCAGCTTGCCTTATAGAGCTAGCTAACCGCAGCTCGCTCCAACAATCTTGACAAATAAGTGATTGATGTGAAAACCGTCACTCAAGCAAAGATTAGTGTAGAATTCTAAATTAATTTTGCTGTCAAGAAATCCTTCGTTATGAACATTTCgttaaaaaaaaccttaaacGTACAAATCGGTTTACTGGCAATATCTTGTCAAGATTTCAAGGCAGGACGATCAGAGATACTACAGTAAACGAAATCGATTTGTATAAGCTAGTGCCTTATTGAACTTTAACTTTCTGGCAAAAGCTTAAAGCTAATTCTCAACAAGGAATAAATAAACGAACAATTTTCCTAGACAGTATCAAATCTACGATTctgtgacaaaaaaattaagataaAGTTCGGAAGTGACCGGATCAAAACAATGCACAGATATGAAGTATTCTCCTAAACTACGTTCTTATAGGGTCAAACGAACTTTCCGTTTTTGAAGAAAGGACAAAGAAGAAATGGAACGTTTTCAGTGAGTTCTGTTCCAAAACTCACAACAACACTGCAGTCTTAGCAAAGGTAGGTGAATCAGATATAATATAAGCATACCTGCAATTCGGCTTTTTCCACATCCCAATGAGCTCGATCCATTTCGAATCTAGCCCACTCATGTTGAATGAAGTGCAAAATGCCCGGAATCGTGTACTTTGTCCCTGAGTCAATGTCTTGGTTTTGTGAAGATACAGGGACTTTTCCACCATTACTGTTTTCCATGTCAATTTTCTACGTACCACTCTTTACTCCATGCAAGCCGCCATTCCAATTTAGCACGCGACAAACGAGCGATGCAAGAGAAACACCGAACGCGCCAAAGAAACCGTCATTTGATCTTGCAGTAATTGGTTCAACAGAAGCGATAGGGGTTCCTTAGACAAAGCCGGTTCTAACCGTGGACTCTACTTCCTTATGGCGCCAAAATAATGCCTCAACTTGCCCGAAAAAAACCCGCTACTTTGATAATAATCCCCTCTCAAAAATGGAAGACATTTAGATTGCTCTCATTTAAGATCACATGACATCTTCTCTCCACTATCAGCCTATCGAATTCCTGCACACCGGATTTTCGAACATTGCCGAAGGCTACCGAAGATGACACGAGCCTTCGGAAAATCTCTCTCACCAGAGGGAACCCTCTAACCCAGATCGCTTCGACTTTTGTTAAATTGGCTTATGATTTAGAATGACAGATTAGGGTTCATAAGTGAATCTGAATCAGGAATTTTACAGGTCAACCATCACTGGCAACTTGAATGGTGAGGGAATTGGGAACGTATTATTTAAAATCGGAATCGCTGAAAGTGAAAAATCCAAAGGGTAATGTAAGGAgcgcaatcacactttcaactGTTCCACTATTATTTAATCCTAGAGTGTTCATGGggatcagtttttcttttttcaaataatgcCAAGTTACTCTACTCAGTGCAATATTTATTCCATCATCAAGTGTGTCATACTTGCGCCATCGACTGGAGGAAGGCGTCACTGAGAACAGGCTCCagagtttcgaattgtgcagcaacaaaagaaagtcGAGGTTCAGttgaataatttgcattttcctttgttttgaacaaaacaaaatgttaattatccccctgaacctcgactctgttcttttgttgctgcacaattcgaaacttgCCTATTAGTTGTGTAATACTTGCTCATTGTCAATTGACTCAATCCATGGTACCCAATTGACATCAATGATTTGTGATTTCAGCTCATTGAAATGTGCAGTATATTTTACATTAGCTCCTTGTAATTCATTTCAAAGGGGTCACCCAAGCTGTATAAACTTCAGAGCACTTATGTCAGGAATTTTATTGGTTAAACGgggatccaatcaaacaatcggttatatggcaGTGATAACAAACAGAGTTTTGTTTAATCTATAAAcatgtgtttgaaactcagacGTAAAGAattgcattaagaaacaatgaaacaagtctgaaaaaatgaaacctgAGCTCACAATGGAGCAAAGTCTTAAAAAAGTTCAGAGCCGTTTTAGCCGGGAGATTTGACAACCGTCATGGGAGACCGAGAGACTCCCGAATAATCTGGTAGAGTTGGCACACATGAAACTTGACATATGTAAATGTAATTGGCATCCTATGGTGACCCCAGTGAGAGGCATAAATCATCTGTCCCTGAAATGATGTCACAAACCGCTTTGCATTCTGCTTGCAAAAGGGTTTTACTGTGCAAAGCAGTTTGCTGTAGATCCATCACTCCTACTGATTTTACAGTGCATAATGACAACTGGACGGTGTAGGTGCAGAGATTTATCTCAGAAATAAATAGAAAATTAAGGCCTTTTAAGTAGTTCATTAAGGCTTTGATCCTAGTTCGTAGTTTAAATCGTACCACAGCATTGGCCAAACCTGATGAAACTTTATTGATAACTGCTAAAATATACAAGCATGTTTTACCATATTTTTTAGTACAGCTTTCGTAATGGGCTATGTCAGCAGAGTCTGGCTATATAAGTTCAAGCAAGCTGTGGTGGTTCACTTTGCAGTTCTTTTGCTCAAAGCATTTGCCTGTTACTAGCAATCAAGTCAAGTTTTTTCCCTTCCACCCTCCATCTGGAGATTAGTGGACACCTTTTTTTGCACTTTAATAAACTTGGGTCGTCTCCTTCATGGTGCCATTAAGTCTGCACAGCAACTTCCCCCAAGCTTCTTGGCTTGTTTACCTTTGTCATTTCTTGCTAACCAGTACTCTTGTCTGATCCAGCGTGTGCTGTTTTGCattcagctcgtagtgctggggagataagtgaggttgtttatgtcacgcaatctggaaggaATTACGTTCCCCTCAATGACGCCATCTTgagttttattttctgttttcttttgcaCGGCACATCTTATATAAGCACATTTTAGTTACCATACTCTACCCAGGAACAGGGACATTAAGTAGCTGTTGATGGGAGATTTTTTAAGATTTGGAATTTTGCTAGtgataaaaacaataatattattattgttgtttttgctccCCATTGATTTACTCATATTTTACGCTGTTTGAGTCTTCTTCAGATAACTGCTATATTTTTGTCACATTCAAGAATCCAACTATAAAATGTACAAAATCAGGAATACCTATTCCACTGGACTCTACTGGACAGGAAATGTGTTTGCTGTTCATAAAATATGGCAGGTGCCGATTCAAAAGCAAATGTAAAAAGTCTCACTGGAAGCCACCTTTACCaggtatttattatattttaattaGCTGTTGCTGCCATGAACAATTAAAAAACCACAGAATCAGAGAGAATTTACTGGGGGATGAAAAGATTCAATTTTTTGTGCAAGTTAACATTTTGACCTGTATTccttatgtgtttttttttttttgcatgggctttttcaatttttattgtcaacttgTTGTAGTGGAAAAAATTGAATCTGGATTTGAGTTTTGTTAAGTACTGTTGACTTGTAGCAGGCCAACATGTACTATAATATTGTAGGTCTCATAGTATTGAGTAATTCCAAATCATTTTCAGATGAACCGTATCCCAAGCCACCACCTTTACCATGTTTTCATTCCTGGTCATCTTTTGTCACTGGTGTATCTGCACTGGAACAAGTCAGTGATCAAGAAATCTATGTGGCAAACGAGCAATGGCAAAATTCTGGTTTGGAAGCAACCTTTGAGGAGAACTTAATAACATGTTTAGGTCAGCTAGAAAACAGAACCAATAATAACTCCACACGTAGTGATTTCAATGAGGAATGCTGGATATCAAATCAAAGGGGACCagaatttaattattatttagacCAGACAACAGAGAGGTCACTGTTAAATCATGCCCTTCCAGAAGCGATTTTAAGTGGCAAAAGTCCAACCCTTGCTGCAAACAGTGTGGTTATACTGCCGGCACCAGCAGGCCTCATCAATGTGGGGAACAATGTTGAAAACAACACTGAAGAGAATGATAACAGTTCAGAAGACCCCAGAGGACAACCTGGCACTGATGATTCCAATGTGACAAGGCAGGAAAATGAAATAGCATTGGATAGAATTTCACAAGTCATCTACAAGAAATGGTGTAGATTTGACTTTGTGTACTATCCAAACAGACAATCAAAAGGTTGGTTAATTTACAAAGCTAAACATAATAATCTGGTGGTTTGTACCATgaagcaagttttttttttacactgaGACAAGGTCATCTGTGCTGCCTAGTGTTGAAGGTTGAAGATACAAGTTGGCTTTCAATGCAGCCCAGTGGTGctggcacttgccttgagatcaggAGATCACAGGTTCAAGACatgttctgaccactcattgaatttgttcctggttcaatttcctggctgcagttgtaaatagccaactggtttgcctatggccagttgggattcttaaaataattattgttctgttcagctactctaaaaatctgagggtaaataATGATACTTTTTTCCTCATAATTTTAGGAAAAAGGTCGATGTTCCATCTTGTCATGAAAATATGTGACTCCTCATTTAGGAAAAGATGTTCCATCTTGTGATGAAAATATGtgacttaaagtggtactacgaccaaaaaaacaattcatttttttctttgaatttcaaaactatgttaactaaacactaattgacccaagttttaagttctgattttaaaaagacacttgtttattttaactggaataatttcttatttattggtccgccattactaactttaaaatcttgagagagctgggtcgaggggAAAATGACGTctaagactcactagtttaagaatgcaatgcgtgtgtacgtggCTGCATTAATATGCGgcacaggagtttcgggctttcagaccatgttttgcatatataataaattgcgtttacacactgaaattttaagctagtgagtaaatgacatcattttctctagatccaaccctctgaggtccaatcggtcagttctgaacgtgagtaatggcggaccatgaaatccaaaacttacactcattTAATAAAtatagcctttggataaaactcaaagctcaaaattttgccagttaggtgttaagtgaacacgctttcaaaaaaaattatctgaagaaaaaaagaaaatgattttttgatcatagcacCACTTTAAGGGGAGAAAATTGAAACCTTTCTGGGGAAGCATCTGAACAGAAccacttaacccattgactcctaagaAAGAGActtgatttttctctgtctaccggcagacaattttactcatcaatgagggcgggggggggggggggggggggcatccACTCATCCCCCTACATCCACtccctttaacccattcactcctggTAGTGAgacttcatagattttactttgtctaacaccagatgattacAATTTTTACTTGCCAATAGGGGGCTTTTGGTAGCCAACAGGGTTTAAGTGGCTCACAATGGCTTTCAGAGAAATGACATAAATTTTCTAGTTTGAACATAGCAATGTTCTACCATCATATCATACAAAAGCTCTCtctgtcagaacaatagggagGTGTCAACTTGTCActgttattcaagatggtggtgccagggaaatttgaaagtgaaaaggaGGGAGtctaaaattcctttttttctgatAGACActtttttgaacaaaattttgaacaacattgattgcaaacattatttcctCTACATTAAAGTTATTTTGTAGTCTATAGCTAGAGGAGGTTCCCTTCAAAAAGTTTGAGATGAGTGTAAGTCATCATCGATAAATGATTTAAATCAAGTTCGGTATCACTTAATTCATTTCAGGAAGTAGGTACAAATTCAAAAGCAGCATTGACCTAAGTTACCAACAATACGGAGCCTACTACAATCACATAACAAGGAAACTTGAATTTCATCATCTACCACGGAACAAGGTACTAGTGCTTTGCTTTGTTGAGTAATTTGtcacttttccttttttccagaTTTCCTGCCCCAGCAAGAAGGGAAGGAAACTTCGGCACAAATCTCCTTGATGTTCTGTCACACATCCATGAAATGATGTCAATGGAGCTTCACCTCCACTCTTTCGCCATTGGTCAGGCGTTTAAATTCAATCTAGTTACAGAGGGTTTTAAAGTGCCTTTGAAGTGAAAAatatgatgaagaatggtgtttctATTTTCTGTAgatcgttccagagatattgaagtttttgtttaaaattgatGGCGTAATAAACTGTACACATGGCTGCAATTAAAAGCACAAAATTGAGAATGTCTCCGCTGCTGGGTGTATTTAACGCGGTATTGATTTTGTCGTTTATTGTCATAAGACATGTTCACTCTCATTAAGCTTATATAGAGATGTAAAGTGTTATGGGTCGCACATGTGTTTTAAGTCTGATCGTCTGCCTGTACTTATCTGTTCAATATCCGAGATGTTTGGTTCATTGCAAGGAGGGACTGGAAACgagtgttgccatggcaacatcttaATGGGTGTCACTTTTTGCCTTATTTGATGTACATTactggtgccaagtttgaacaacatCCATCCAATATTTTCAGAAATATTTTGGGATTTATTACGGGCATTTGTACAGTTTATTACAtcatcaatttttgaacaaaaacttgaatatctcagAAACGagagaaaatatttcaaaatagaaaacactattcttcatcatttttaaaggtctttaaaataagcaaaagatattttcacTTCAAAGGCACTTTAAAACACTTTCACCCCTGAGCCGGCCTAAACAGGCcgtacttagtattttactgcttaattaatgcccgacaattttactcgtcaatggggaacgcccaggagtcaatggattaaactGGTTTaagagttaaaaataatttattcgTTCACAGCGCTGGGCAACATCAAGGAAGTTTGTGTAGaggttttctttcct
This genomic interval carries:
- the LOC137978785 gene encoding uncharacterized protein isoform X2 → MNPTIKCTKSGIPIPLDSTGQEMCLLFIKYGRCRFKSKCKKSHWKPPLPDEPYPKPPPLPCFHSWSSFVTGVSALEQVSDQEIYVANEQWQNSGLEATFEENLITCLGQLENRTNNNSTRSDFNEECWISNQRGPEFNYYLDQTTERSLLNHALPEAILSGKSPTLAANSVVILPAPAGLINVGNNVENNTEENDNSSEDPRGQPGTDDSNVTRQENEIALDRISQVIYKKWCRFDFVYYPNRQSKGSRYKFKSSIDLSYQQYGAYYNHITRKLEFHHLPRNKVEKKNVKLLRRAHWNTCQELKARLVQVPPGYSVKVDFSKVNITRLRPYFFLLVHQCFFYKDPSEKRWKPNPFSCLVAETLIALFTNGQVTPVEAETKMEEWGGRPVKVRQCISHMWNIIIKSSLSPKGVAEEVLNCESKVFAKKFSAMDYAFACSLSRPLVKGSRANLFSTSTPTITKSVRQGICAAKEASSSNAKTELKNLSVTTSLTIPKSRTFEAASRMNSSNDTIKGSKRKEKRRKTKRSEQISLLNEQGKQDLLKRCEAILADGYSSFESTGHF
- the LOC137978785 gene encoding uncharacterized protein isoform X1; this translates as MNPTIKCTKSGIPIPLDSTGQEMCLLFIKYGRCRFKSKCKKSHWKPPLPDEPYPKPPPLPCFHSWSSFVTGVSALEQVSDQEIYVANEQWQNSGLEATFEENLITCLGQLENRTNNNSTRSDFNEECWISNQRGPEFNYYLDQTTERSLLNHALPEAILSGKSPTLAANSVVILPAPAGLINVGNNVENNTEENDNSSEDPRGQPGTDDSNVTRQENEIALDRISQVIYKKWCRFDFVYYPNRQSKGSRYKFKSSIDLSYQQYGAYYNHITRKLEFHHLPRNKVEKKNVKLLRRAHWNTCQELKARLVQVPPGYSVKVDFSKVNITRLRPYFFLLVHQCFFYKDPSEKRWKPNPFSCLVAETLIALFTNGQVTPVEAETKMEEWGGRPVKVRQCISHMWNIIIKSSLSPKGVAEEVLNCESKVFAKKFSAMDYAFACSLSRPLVKGSRANLFSTSTPTITKSVRQGICAAKEASSSNAKTELKNLSVTTSLTIPKSRTFEAASRMNSSNDTIKGSKRKEKRRKTKRSEQISLLNEQGKQDLLKRCEAILADDDVCNALPSEL